TACGAAGCAAAGACACACCAACAAGCCTTCTTGAACGAGTGACAAAAGGAGAGGAATTTACGATCGCAAAGTATGGAGTCCCGATTGCACGACTCGTTCCTGTAGAAAAAAGAGTTGATGAGATGGTAGGAAAAATTTTTAAAGGAGATTTGATACATCGAAACGCACTAGATAAAGCATTAGAAAAAATCAAAGAATTAGAAGGTACTGATAAATGACAACGAATCAACCATCAACCATAGAAGAACGATTAAGCAGGCTAGAAACTTTATTTGTTAACGTTGGCGAGAAAGTTGCTCAGCATGACGAAACAATCGTGCAACATGACGGTAACATTGATGTGCTAGTAGCCAACATCCAGGAACTAAAAGAAACCGTCCAAAATTTAACTGAACAAACTACCCGCAACGTTAATAGATTGGCAGAAGAAGCTGCACTTGACCGTCAGCAAGCTGCACTTGACCGACAAGAGTTCCGTAGACAGATGGAGGAACGCCAAAGGGAAATACAGCAAATTTGGCAATACTTGCAGAATCGCAACGGGGGAAGTTCACCACCGCAATCATAATATGTCTCAAAATGTTGTATACTTTGCACGGTCATAAGCTGAATAATTCAAATGAACAACATCCTTTGTAGGGGCGCAATGCCTTGCGCCCCTACACTTGGGTTCAAAAGCGCAATCTATACCCGTGGGAAGTATAATTTATGGGTTACAGCATTGTCTACAGTGCATGGTGGACACTGAAATTGTCAGCAGACTTGACAAAAGTACGCTCATGATTCTTGCAAAAAATCCATTTTTATTGAGAATGAACGACGAACGAATCAGTCTTTAGAAAAAACGTGAGTGGTTACTCTCGCAAATGTTGAGAAAGATCCGGGTAATGCGTAGCCTTATAAAGGGGGGAAACTAGATTTGAGGTTCCCTCCCCTTTCCAAGGTCTGGGTTAGGGTGGGGTAAAAACAACGCTAAAAATACAGTCCATTAGTTATTTCAGACTTGTGTGTACACGGTAGCCTTAAAAAGGGGGGCTTTACGTAAGTCCTGTTCATTTTGCAACTGATACGTCACATCCAGATGGGGAATTCCTAAGCTTGTGAGGTGCGATCGCAGGCGCATTAGCTACAAGTATGACATCCCCATTTGGATTGACTACCCAGCCTTGAGCTTCGACAATTTCATCTATAGATGTACTGACAAAATCCGTATTTCGTAAGTTTTCTCCCTCTCTCCCTCTGTCCCTCCCTCCCTCTCTCCCCCTTGGTACAGCAGTGAGTCGCCAATCTTCCCAAACGGGATCGCTGTTAAGTGTGTTGTTAGGAGAAGGAGGTAAACCACCACGTCCGGTATAAGTGAAGCTACTGTTTGCAATTCTGGCACAGATATTATCATCGACTAAACGCCCCACATCCACCACATCTACTGTTAAGGGAACTAATCCTTGACTGGGATCGATATCAGGTGTGTTGACTTGTACTGTGCCATTGAATTCAGGAGTTTTGCCTATGGCAGTGATGTCACTAGTCAGGGTGCTAGGTGAGTTCTGAAATTGAGCACCGAGCAAGGCTTGTGTATTAATTCTAACTCTACCTCCAAGAGATTCATTAGAATCAGCACTAATATCGCTGTTTTCAAACGCTGCTAGAACGTCAGTATCAATGTTGATATTGCCACCAATGACACCAGTACCTGTAGCATTGGCAGTGATTCGACTCTCATGACGCAGTACCACACTTGCGGAGTTAAGATTGATATTTGCTTGTTGACGAATTGGGTCAGTGGTAACACTGCTTGTATTAGCATCAATGCGAGAGTTACTGTCTAAAAGGATAAAGTCAGCATTTACGTTGACATTGCCTGCATTTCCCCGCCCTCGACTTCTAACTAATACTTCCGCCCTATCTTTTATAGTGAATTTATTTGTATTAATTATTACATCTCCAGCCCTTCCTGTTGAATTTTCTCGAGCCAATGCACCCAAAGCACTGCCAAGAAGTTCTACGGTATCAGAAGCATTTACTATTACATTACCGCCACTACCTGTACCAGAAGTACTAGCGCTGATTTGTGCTCCTTTGTCAAGAAACAAAGTCCGAGTATTAATTGTCAAGTTCCCCGCTACTCCTGTTGCACCTCGAGTATTTTGTTGAGTATATAAGCCACCTGGATTCGTTCTCTGAGGGGTAAGGGGAGCACCAATAAGTTCTACAACACCATCATTAGTATTAACGGTCAAGTTTCCTCCCCTACCATTGCTAGAAGTGCTAGCACTGATAAACGCTCCATTCTCAAGACGTAACAGAGGAGTATTGATTGTTAAGTTTCCCGCATTACCTGTAACAGGTTGTTGTGTTTGAGAGGTTAAAGCGCTGAAGAATCTTTGACCATCAAAAAGATCGGTAAGTTGCACAGATTCAGTAGCATTAACAGTCAAATTAGCTCCATTACCCGAACCAAAAGTGCTAGTACTGATACGTGCTCCATTAGTTAGGCTTAACACGCGAGTATTAATTATTAATTCTGTATTTACATTTGCCAACCCACGAACTTGAATAAATAACCCAGTGGGAAATGGATTACTATTGTTATTGATAAGTTTTACTGTATCAGCATTCACTGTCAAATTTCCAACTCTTCCCGCGCCTTTGGTAACAATGCTGACTTGTGCTCCATCTTGCACTTGCAATAGGCGCGTATTGATGATTACATCTCCTGCTGCCCCTGTGGCGTAGTCTTCTGCTTGAGCGTACAAGCCTCCAGGAAACTTATCATTGCCGTTGCCGTATACACCACTCAGTTGCACTTCATCCGAAGTGTTTACAATCAAATTGCCACCTAACTTTGAACCGAGAGTACTGGTTTCAATTACGGAACCATCGCTTAATTTCAGGCTTCTCGCTGTTACTTGAACATCTCCGCCACCATCGCCCGTGGCATCTACTGCTGTTTGTTGAGATAGTTTAATACTTCCCAAATTTTCCAAACCACCATAGCTTAGAGAAAAGCCTTTTTCTACAGGAACGAGATTCACTAAACGATTAGAACCAGCACTACCTAATTCAATTCGCCCTCCCGCCGTCTTGAGTGTTGCCCCTTCTAAGGAGATATCTCCACCTACTAAAGCCAAGGTTTGATTCTCTTGCACGCGCAAAGCGACATTAGTATCTATTGCAGGAGATGGTGGAATCCTTCGACTTCTGATCCCCTGTCCGTCTCCCTGTACTTGAATTAAACCGGGATTTGCCCCAAATTGTAAACCAATGGGAGTACTAACAGTTAACAGAGGTGTTGTTTGCGGGGTTGTACTATATTCAAACCCATCAGCAAACTTTACGCTATTTGCAGTTGTGGCAAACAAAGAGCCACCAATTTCTAAACGAGCATTTTTCCCCAATACAATCCCATTAGGATTGATAAGAAATAAGTTAGCTGCACCATTCGCTTTAATTAATCCATCAATATTCGAGGTCGATTGACCGGTGACTCGAGTAATAATATTTTGAATGTTCTGGACGTTATTAAAGTAAGCTGCGATCCCATTTGGGAGAGAAAACTCGGAAAAACTATGAAATAAATTGCTTCCCGATTGAGTACCACCTTCAATATTGATGATATTGTCCGTTATTCTAACGCGAGAATTTTCTGGTAGATTAGTATCTGGAATAATTTGAGCGCTTGTAGAACTTCCCCACACGAACAGCGCAATACTGTTTGCAATTCCCAACCATCGCCACCAGTTTAAATGCATATTTATTCCTAATACTTGACTTAAAGAATGGC
This genomic interval from Scytonema hofmannii PCC 7110 contains the following:
- a CDS encoding type II toxin-antitoxin system Phd/YefM family antitoxin: MTKGEEFTIAKYGVPIARLVPVEKRVDEMVGKIFKGDLIHRNALDKALEKIKELEGTDK
- a CDS encoding filamentous hemagglutinin N-terminal domain-containing protein, whose translation is MHLNWWRWLGIANSIALFVWGSSTSAQIIPDTNLPENSRVRITDNIINIEGGTQSGSNLFHSFSEFSLPNGIAAYFNNVQNIQNIITRVTGQSTSNIDGLIKANGAANLFLINPNGIVLGKNARLEIGGSLFATTANSVKFADGFEYSTTPQTTPLLTVSTPIGLQFGANPGLIQVQGDGQGIRSRRIPPSPAIDTNVALRVQENQTLALVGGDISLEGATLKTAGGRIELGSAGSNRLVNLVPVEKGFSLSYGGLENLGSIKLSQQTAVDATGDGGGDVQVTARSLKLSDGSVIETSTLGSKLGGNLIVNTSDEVQLSGVYGNGNDKFPGGLYAQAEDYATGAAGDVIINTRLLQVQDGAQVSIVTKGAGRVGNLTVNADTVKLINNNSNPFPTGLFIQVRGLANVNTELIINTRVLSLTNGARISTSTFGSGNGANLTVNATESVQLTDLFDGQRFFSALTSQTQQPVTGNAGNLTINTPLLRLENGAFISASTSSNGRGGNLTVNTNDGVVELIGAPLTPQRTNPGGLYTQQNTRGATGVAGNLTINTRTLFLDKGAQISASTSGTGSGGNVIVNASDTVELLGSALGALARENSTGRAGDVIINTNKFTIKDRAEVLVRSRGRGNAGNVNVNADFILLDSNSRIDANTSSVTTDPIRQQANINLNSASVVLRHESRITANATGTGVIGGNINIDTDVLAAFENSDISADSNESLGGRVRINTQALLGAQFQNSPSTLTSDITAIGKTPEFNGTVQVNTPDIDPSQGLVPLTVDVVDVGRLVDDNICARIANSSFTYTGRGGLPPSPNNTLNSDPVWEDWRLTAVPRGREGGRDRGREGENLRNTDFVSTSIDEIVEAQGWVVNPNGDVILVANAPAIAPHKLRNSPSGCDVSVAK